A window of the Pseudomonadales bacterium genome harbors these coding sequences:
- a CDS encoding SEC-C domain-containing protein yields MVKRNNFCICGSGKPLEKCCERFLKAGLQAKTPEQLMRSRYSAYALGGYGGYLLKTWFPATAKGLTAKALSEPSCEWLKLEVLNRFQKGDDGEVEFNAYYHDASGDVKLMHEKSIFRRVAGRWYYVGGEVGWT; encoded by the coding sequence ATGGTAAAGAGGAATAATTTCTGCATTTGTGGTAGCGGTAAACCGCTAGAAAAGTGCTGCGAACGTTTTCTCAAAGCGGGCCTGCAGGCGAAAACACCCGAACAATTAATGCGCTCACGCTACAGTGCTTACGCATTAGGTGGTTATGGCGGCTATTTATTAAAAACTTGGTTTCCCGCAACAGCCAAAGGTTTAACAGCAAAAGCGTTATCCGAGCCAAGTTGTGAGTGGCTTAAGCTGGAAGTGCTCAATCGTTTCCAAAAGGGTGATGATGGCGAAGTTGAGTTTAATGCTTATTACCATGATGCCAGTGGTGATGTGAAACTGATGCATGAAAAGTCGATCTTCCGACGTGTCGCGGGACGTTGGTATTACGTGGGAGGCGAGGTTGGCTGGACCTGA
- a CDS encoding phosphoethanolamine--lipid A transferase, translated as MKFKLVLTQQRLIALAAAFLVVFYNQTFFRKVFDVYGLAEPNIYFVCSLAVFLFAAIVALLTLVSSKYTTKPILAVILVLAALASYFMDSYGAIIDESMLQNAIETDTAEVMDLFSLRFLLYFILLGLIPAILVLKAPMAYPSLRRGVIGKSITIAMSLVIIGAVMLAFGDSYASFIREHKQIRYYTNPLAFIYATIKYAKGFAANDEPLSLQTIGEDAAIPLTDIDRELVVMVVGETARADRFSLNGYSRITNPLLEKENVVSFGDFYSCGTSTSISVPCMFSNLGRDDYTKSKASGTENALDVLKHAGVNILWRDNNSSSKGVADRVTYEDFKSSKTNPDCDAECRDAGMLSGLQDYIDSTKSGDILIVLHQMGNHGPAYYKRYPKSFEIFKPTCNTNQLESCSAEEINNSYDNVILYTDYFLSEVIRLLKANAAAFEPALLYVSDHGESLGDNGLYLHGLPYPLAPDEQKHVAALMWFGDSFHIDVAAIRKKAMQRFTHDNIFHTLLGIMEVETQVYDQAKDILSGNG; from the coding sequence ATGAAGTTTAAATTGGTACTAACTCAACAAAGGTTGATTGCGCTGGCAGCGGCATTTTTGGTGGTCTTCTATAACCAAACATTTTTTAGGAAGGTTTTTGACGTATACGGTCTAGCAGAGCCGAATATATACTTTGTTTGTTCGCTGGCGGTATTCCTGTTTGCCGCCATTGTAGCCTTGTTAACTTTGGTTAGTTCGAAATATACAACTAAGCCCATTTTAGCGGTAATACTCGTGCTGGCTGCATTAGCAAGTTATTTTATGGATAGTTATGGCGCGATTATTGACGAGAGCATGCTCCAAAATGCTATTGAAACGGATACCGCTGAAGTCATGGATTTATTCAGTCTAAGGTTTTTGCTCTATTTCATTTTGCTCGGACTGATACCCGCGATTTTGGTGCTGAAAGCGCCGATGGCTTATCCATCCTTACGACGCGGCGTTATTGGTAAATCGATAACTATTGCCATGTCATTGGTTATCATTGGTGCTGTTATGCTGGCCTTTGGGGACAGCTATGCCTCATTTATTAGAGAGCATAAACAAATCAGGTATTATACCAATCCACTGGCATTCATTTATGCGACCATTAAATACGCTAAAGGCTTTGCCGCGAATGATGAGCCGCTGAGTCTTCAAACTATTGGTGAGGATGCCGCTATTCCTTTGACCGATATTGATCGAGAGCTGGTTGTTATGGTGGTTGGAGAAACCGCTCGGGCCGATAGATTTTCGCTGAACGGGTACTCTAGAATAACTAACCCGCTGCTTGAAAAGGAGAACGTGGTTAGCTTTGGAGATTTTTACAGCTGCGGCACATCAACATCCATCTCCGTACCCTGTATGTTTTCAAATTTGGGGCGCGACGACTATACGAAATCAAAAGCCAGTGGGACCGAAAATGCCCTTGATGTATTAAAGCACGCTGGTGTCAATATACTCTGGCGAGATAATAATTCGAGTTCGAAGGGGGTGGCGGACAGAGTCACCTATGAAGACTTCAAGAGTTCCAAAACCAATCCTGATTGTGATGCTGAATGCCGGGATGCGGGGATGTTGTCAGGGTTACAGGACTATATCGATAGCACCAAAAGTGGCGATATCTTAATTGTATTGCACCAGATGGGAAATCATGGCCCAGCTTATTACAAACGATATCCAAAGAGTTTCGAAATATTCAAACCTACTTGCAATACCAACCAACTGGAAAGCTGTAGCGCCGAAGAAATTAACAACAGCTATGATAATGTTATCCTTTATACCGACTATTTTTTATCGGAAGTGATCCGGCTGCTGAAGGCAAATGCTGCGGCGTTCGAGCCCGCCCTGCTGTATGTCAGTGACCACGGTGAGTCATTGGGGGATAACGGGCTGTATTTGCATGGCTTGCCGTACCCTTTGGCACCGGATGAACAAAAACATGTGGCAGCGCTGATGTGGTTTGGTGATAGTTTTCACATAGATGTAGCAGCGATTCGAAAGAAGGCCATGCAACGTTTTACCCACGACAATATATTCCATACCTTGCTCGGGATTATGGAGGTTGAGACGCAGGTATATGACCAAGCGAAGGATATTCTCTCAGGTAATGGATAG